From the genome of Pukyongia salina, one region includes:
- the tatA gene encoding twin-arginine translocase TatA/TatE family subunit, which translates to MTALFLPLAIGPWQIVLIVVIVLLLFGGRKIPELMRGLGSGIKEFKEASKEDPNDKKLEE; encoded by the coding sequence ATGACTGCACTATTTTTACCCCTTGCGATTGGCCCATGGCAGATTGTACTTATTGTTGTGATTGTTTTACTACTCTTCGGAGGACGAAAGATCCCGGAATTAATGCGAGGCCTTGGTAGCGGAATTAAGGAGTTTAAAGAGGCTTCGAAAGAAGATCCTAACGATAAGAAATTAGAGGAATAA
- a CDS encoding DUF4837 family protein: MKILRFALIGLIFALSSCENSANQNGYLLKSLGNINTLQVIIENDLWNGEVGEEIRSYFAAPVDGLPQDEPLFSMNQMPPSTYTDFARKYRTFLHVSIGDSTGVAIKTNPYAKPQTGAFIVGKDAEDIKRLLEKNYQQIITAFKASEIKEKQRRIKISLKKTDSLKKHFGVSLRVPSAYRTALANEDFIWYRKALKSGETNIIVYEVPLGLIRSDSTSVADIIKIRDSIGGDYMPVEEGGRFITEAAYAPYIFKTNIDGHFAYETKGIWEVKTQFMGGPFINYAVRDSVNNRYLIIEGFVYAPATGKRDLQFELEAILRSLKFE, from the coding sequence ATGAAAATTTTACGATTTGCCCTTATAGGGCTTATTTTTGCATTGTCTTCTTGCGAGAATTCCGCAAATCAGAATGGCTATTTGTTAAAATCACTGGGGAACATCAACACTCTTCAGGTGATTATTGAAAACGACCTTTGGAATGGTGAAGTGGGAGAAGAAATACGAAGCTACTTTGCTGCCCCTGTGGATGGACTTCCACAAGATGAACCGCTGTTTTCCATGAATCAGATGCCTCCTTCCACCTATACGGATTTCGCCAGAAAATATCGCACCTTCCTGCATGTTTCCATAGGCGATTCCACCGGGGTTGCTATCAAGACAAATCCATACGCCAAGCCGCAAACAGGAGCTTTTATCGTTGGGAAAGATGCTGAAGATATTAAGAGATTACTGGAGAAGAACTATCAACAGATCATCACTGCCTTTAAGGCTTCGGAAATAAAAGAAAAACAAAGAAGGATTAAGATCTCCCTAAAGAAAACAGACTCCCTCAAGAAACATTTCGGGGTGAGTTTACGGGTGCCTTCGGCCTACCGTACAGCCCTGGCCAATGAGGATTTTATCTGGTACCGAAAGGCATTAAAATCGGGAGAGACGAACATTATAGTATACGAAGTGCCACTTGGCCTAATACGAAGTGACAGCACTAGCGTAGCAGACATTATAAAGATCAGAGACTCTATTGGAGGGGATTATATGCCCGTTGAAGAAGGCGGCAGATTTATCACCGAAGCGGCTTATGCCCCATATATATTTAAAACAAATATAGACGGTCACTTTGCCTACGAAACCAAGGGAATATGGGAAGTAAAAACCCAATTTATGGGAGGCCCGTTTATAAATTATGCCGTGCGGGATTCGGTAAACAACAGATATCTTATCATAGAAGGATTTGTATATGCCCCGGCTACCGGGAAGCGGGATCTTCAGTTTGAGTTGGAAGCCATTTTAAGATCCCTGAAGTTCGAATAA